The window AAAAGGTTATAATACTAAGGTATATGGAGGTGTTGGGAATGGAAGGATGGAAAATTACTCTGGCGCAGCTGGCTCCCACTTTGACGGAGGTGCGGAAAAACGCCGGGAGGGCTCTTGAAGTTATGTACGAGAGCGCTAGGCGCGGCAGCGGTCTCATCGTACTGCCGGAGCTTTATCTCTCCGGTTATGCCGTCTCCGGGTTTATCAAGAGCGAGGCGGAGAAAAGAGCTCTGCGGGCGGATGTGGCGGAGGGGCTTTCAATGCTGCGCGAGGGCGGTAAAAAGTCAAAGACGGACATTCTGGTCAGCTATCCGCTCTTTGAAGAGGGGGCGGAGAGGCCCTATATAGCGCTTGAATATATCGCCGGCGGGGAGACTCTCGCGCTGCACCGCAAAATAAATCTCTGCAACTATGCCCAATACACCGAACATCTTAATTTCACTGCGGGAGATGAGGTCGTCGTAGCAAAGTCTGAGCGGGGAAATGCTGGACTATTTGTTTGTGAGGATCTGTGGCATGTTACAAACGCCATCTTTGCCGTGAAGCTTGGAGCCGAAGTCCTTTTCTATCCATCCGCGGCGACGGTGCTCGAGAGGGGCGCCGCGCCGGGATGCCTCCGTAACTGGCAGCGTCTCACGGTTGGCACCGCTTTTTCACAGACGAGCTACGTCGTCTGCTGTAATCAGGCGGCCGGCGGAGGCGAGTATTATTTTGGGGGATCGCATGTGGTCGCCCCGGACGGCGAACTGCTTTTGCAGCTGCCGTTTTTCGAGGAGGCGGTCGCCGATGTCGTGCTTGACGGGAAACTGCTGCGCGAGGTCAGGGAGATGAGGCCCCTGGTCGCGAACGAGCGGTTGGATATCTACCGAAAATACATTTAAGGGGTCCGCGAGATGGACGAAAGAGGCTTTTTTCAGTTTCTCGTAGACGTGGCCCTGACAGCCGATTCCTTTCAGGAGCTTCTGCGGAAGATTGCGGAAAACCTCAAAAGCCCCGCCTGCTTTAAGGATGCTAACGGCACCATCTATATTGAGTCCGACGACCACGTCTTTAGCGAACAGGTCGGGGCCTATCCGCTGGAGGAGCTGCGGCAGCGTTATTTTATTGAAAAGATAAGGGACGGCGAGCGGCTGCTCGGGCATTTCCTGCTGCCTAAAGATTACGCCGCGGATATTGACGGGCGCATAGACTCCGCGGTGCTCTCCATACGCGTCTACTGCGCGAGGAAACGGGCGGAGAGCGAGCGGCGCCAGTCGGCGGAGTCAGATGTATTGCAGCGTTTTCTCACGGGAAAGCTGCGTCTTGAGAGGGCGGCGGCGGAATTCAAGGAGCGTCCCTTCCCCCTGGAGAGGGGCAGCATGGTCGCGGTGATCGGCTACGGTAAGAGCCAGCGCGACAGATCGCTGAAAGAGTCCGAGGCGCTGAGCGCGATAGACGAGAAGTTTGGCCGTTTTTTCAAGCGCTATGTGGCCTGGCATGAGAGAAAAAAGATCGTCATCGCCTTCACGCCGCAGTTTCCCATGGACGAGGGCGCGGCCTGCGACTTTATCGAATATACTATCGAAAATATAAAAAAACGGGACGAGACGGGAGAGATGTTTGAAAATCTCCGCATCGGTTTCGGCTCGATAAAAAATGACACCGAGGATCTGCCGAAAAGTTACGAGGAGGCGGAGATGGCTTTTCGCGTCGCCTGTCTTCTGAGCGGTGGCGGGGAGTGGTGCCGGGCCTGGCGTTCGCTTGGGGCAATGCGGCTTCTCATGCTCTTTGCCGGTCATCCCGAAACCGACAGATTTGTGGAGTCCGTGCTGGGAAAGCTTATCACGGAGAGTCCAAAGGGTGAATATGAGAACCTTTTGGATACCTTGGAGTGCATAGAAAAAAATTCATGGAATCTGAAACAGAGCTCCGTAGAAATGAATTTCCACTATAATACGTTAAAATATAGATATCAAAGAATACAGGAAATTTTGGATATCGATCTGGCTTTACCGGTCAACCGGTTCAACGTGGCGCTTGCTTTGAAATTATATTCTTTGAGGGGCAGATAATCTGTGGCTGACATAAGCGAGATAAAAAACAGGGAGATAAACGAGGCGCGGGCGCTCAATATACTGCAGCAGCTGATACGCATAAGGACCCATCAGCCGCAGGGCGACGAGGCCGACGCCGTAAAATATATCCTCTCCTTGATCGGCGGCAACGAAAGGATATCCCCGCGTGTGATATCGCACGGGGCAAACAGGAGCACTCTCCTGCTGCATATCAAGGGAAGGGCGGAGCGTCCTCCGGTCCTGCTGATGGGTCACCTCGATACGATCGGGCTGGAGAGCACTCTGCGCTGGAAGCATTATCCCTACAGCGCGGATTTTTCCGGCGGCTATGTCTTCGGCAGGGGAGCCATCAACAAGGGCGGGGCGACTGCGATGATCCTCGCGGCGGAGATACTCTCCCGCTGCGGCGAGCTTCCCTGCGATGTCTTCTTTGCCTTCACGGCGGACAACGACGAGGACGGCCTCGGGGCGAGGGCTCTCGTAGAGGGAAGTTTTCTGGAAGGTATTGGAGAGGTTATCTTTGTGCAGCCCACCGGCTGCATGATCGGTATCGCGCAGAAGGGGGTAGCCTGGGTCAGGGCTGAGGTCAGCGGGCATTACGCCCACGCGGCCTTTCCGAAACAGAGCGCGGACGTGGTGAAACTCCTTCTCGAATACCACAAAAAGCTGAATATAATGCTGCGCGGTGAGCCGCATCCCTATCTCGGTTATAACACCTGTGTCATCACTGAGCTTGAGTCAAAGGGGATAGCGCGCTATATGCTGCCCGGCAGCGCGAGAGCCTCTCTGGATATCAGGTTTCTCCCCGCGATAAACGAAAAGAAGATTCTATCGATGATCAACGGTACCGCCAAAGAATTGAATGAAAAATATCCGGAAGCCGGTTTCAAGATATGTGTGGACAATCTGCGACTGCCATGCGCGATGGACGAAAATTCCCCTCATATAAAGAGATTTGAGGATATATACAGATCGCTGGGATACAAACCAAAAAAGACGGGGATATACTATCTCTGTGATACATCCGTCGTCGTTCCCTCCCTCGGCATTCCCTTCGCCATAATAGGGCCGGGCGAGGATATCTATCACAGCAACGAGGATGAGAAGATCGCGCTGGAAGATATAAAGAAGATGGCTAAGCTGTACTGCAATTATATAGTCTCTTAACGCCGGTATACCCGCGGACTCAGTGGTACAAGAGCCGCCGCGGCGAGGAATACCGCGCCGTAGAGCAGGCGGTAGGCTCCAGCCGCGTCGCCCGCTAGCCGGATGAGGAATTCCATGATGATCGGCGTAATGAAGAACTGACTGGAATAGAGCAGGCCGAAGAGGACGGCGAGGCGCGTCACATAGCGCCGTCCCCCAAGGTCTATCGTCAGACACATAAAGGCCGGATAACCGAAGCCCATCGCGAGGCCGAAGGTAAAGCCGCAGAGCATCAGCATCGCAGGGGTGGAGACGAAGGTCATCGTGAACATCATCGCCGCCGTTACCGTAGTCGATACCGGCGCGCACAGCTTGCGCGGCAGCCGGTCGATGAGATGTCCGAAAATAATCCTGAACAACAGCGCCGTTCCCGCCGAGACGCTGAAGAAGTAGGAGGCGGCGACGCCTCGTTCCTGCGCCAGCTGCACAAAGCGCAGCTGCCCCGCGTCGGTGAGAGCGAATAGCATGGCTGAGATAATGAAAAAGATTATCTGCGGTCTCTTGAGCAGTACAAGATAAGAGGCCTTCTCCTCCGTTTCTCCGTACGCGTGTGTGGCTGCGTTCTCGGCGGGGAGCGGTGGCAGGCGCCTTATGGCGGCGATGCCGGCTGTCACCAGCAGCGGAAAGAAAAATATATAGCTTTTGAAAAAGCCCTCTGAGATCAGGAACTCCATCGCCGGCACAACGATGAGAGAGGGCAGATTGTAGGCGGTGGAGATCAGCCCGATGCTGCGGCCGCGGATATTTTCAGGTATAAACTGCCGCTCATAGGCCGTCATCATGATGCCGACGATCCCGAAGCCGGCGCCGGCGACGGCGCGCCACAGGATCACGCTCTTCACCATTCCCGCAAAGAGCGCGACGCCCGCCGCGCTGACGAAGAAACAGCCGTAGCCGAAACGTATCAGGCTGCGGCCTCCGAAGCGCTGTTCCGCTATCGGGATAAAGGGGCGCAGCGAGAAAGAGACCCCGTAGCACACCCCCATGACTACGCCGCCTAGCTCTCCCGCGGAGATTCCGATTCCCGCGAGGTAGGGAAGCATGAAGTAATAGCCGCTCTCAAGCGCGGTGCTGATAAAGGTGATACAGAAAAACAGCAGTATATAACCCCACGCCGAGGCTGGGATGCTGGGATTATCTCTTGTCGGTGAGACGTACTTCGGCATAAATATCCCTCCGCGGAAATCAATCTTACGATTAACAAGGATACAGGGAGATTGTAACGTTACAGGGTAATTAATGCCACAGTAAAGTTTTATTTTGTTTGAATAAAACGGGCTCCGCTCTCCCGCCGTAGCGGGAGAGCGGAGCCTGTCTGCTAAATCGACGTCGTACCTTATACCTTATTATTTATCAAGCATTTCCAGAATGCCGTCGCTGTAAGCCTTGGTGCGCAGAAATCCCTCTTCGTAGCACTCCTTCACCATGGCCTTGAAGGCGTTCTGCTCGAGGTTGTATAGCTGGCGCACGGAGATGCCGCCGGGGGTGCTGGTCTCCGCGAGCAGTCCGCTGATGTTGTCGATATTGTTCTCCCACACCTTGAGGCAGCCCTCTACGGTACCGAAGGCCATCTTAGCCGCCGTCTTGTGGTCGATGCCTAGCAGCAGCGCCGACTCGACGATGCCCTGGAAAAAGGCGTAAACGGGCGCTGGGCCGGTGAGCGAGGTTATCGCGTTGATCTTATCCTCACCGAGGGCGAGACAGGTGCCCATCGCGCCGAAGATCTTCATCAGATCGGCCCTCTGGGACTCACTTACCTTGGAGTTGAAGGCGACGGCGATGACGCCGTGGCCGATCCTGCTCGGCGGGTTGGGCAGGGCGCGCGCCACCGCCGCGCCGGGAACGTTGTTTTCGTAAAGCGCCATGGGGATTCCGGAAGAGATGGAGACGATTGTCTTCCCCGTGAAGTCGTAACCGCC of the Cloacibacillus sp. genome contains:
- a CDS encoding nitrilase-related carbon-nitrogen hydrolase, yielding MEGWKITLAQLAPTLTEVRKNAGRALEVMYESARRGSGLIVLPELYLSGYAVSGFIKSEAEKRALRADVAEGLSMLREGGKKSKTDILVSYPLFEEGAERPYIALEYIAGGETLALHRKINLCNYAQYTEHLNFTAGDEVVVAKSERGNAGLFVCEDLWHVTNAIFAVKLGAEVLFYPSAATVLERGAAPGCLRNWQRLTVGTAFSQTSYVVCCNQAAGGGEYYFGGSHVVAPDGELLLQLPFFEEAVADVVLDGKLLREVREMRPLVANERLDIYRKYI
- a CDS encoding PucR family transcriptional regulator, giving the protein MDERGFFQFLVDVALTADSFQELLRKIAENLKSPACFKDANGTIYIESDDHVFSEQVGAYPLEELRQRYFIEKIRDGERLLGHFLLPKDYAADIDGRIDSAVLSIRVYCARKRAESERRQSAESDVLQRFLTGKLRLERAAAEFKERPFPLERGSMVAVIGYGKSQRDRSLKESEALSAIDEKFGRFFKRYVAWHERKKIVIAFTPQFPMDEGAACDFIEYTIENIKKRDETGEMFENLRIGFGSIKNDTEDLPKSYEEAEMAFRVACLLSGGGEWCRAWRSLGAMRLLMLFAGHPETDRFVESVLGKLITESPKGEYENLLDTLECIEKNSWNLKQSSVEMNFHYNTLKYRYQRIQEILDIDLALPVNRFNVALALKLYSLRGR
- a CDS encoding M20/M25/M40 family metallo-hydrolase — encoded protein: MADISEIKNREINEARALNILQQLIRIRTHQPQGDEADAVKYILSLIGGNERISPRVISHGANRSTLLLHIKGRAERPPVLLMGHLDTIGLESTLRWKHYPYSADFSGGYVFGRGAINKGGATAMILAAEILSRCGELPCDVFFAFTADNDEDGLGARALVEGSFLEGIGEVIFVQPTGCMIGIAQKGVAWVRAEVSGHYAHAAFPKQSADVVKLLLEYHKKLNIMLRGEPHPYLGYNTCVITELESKGIARYMLPGSARASLDIRFLPAINEKKILSMINGTAKELNEKYPEAGFKICVDNLRLPCAMDENSPHIKRFEDIYRSLGYKPKKTGIYYLCDTSVVVPSLGIPFAIIGPGEDIYHSNEDEKIALEDIKKMAKLYCNYIVS
- a CDS encoding MFS transporter, whose amino-acid sequence is MPKYVSPTRDNPSIPASAWGYILLFFCITFISTALESGYYFMLPYLAGIGISAGELGGVVMGVCYGVSFSLRPFIPIAEQRFGGRSLIRFGYGCFFVSAAGVALFAGMVKSVILWRAVAGAGFGIVGIMMTAYERQFIPENIRGRSIGLISTAYNLPSLIVVPAMEFLISEGFFKSYIFFFPLLVTAGIAAIRRLPPLPAENAATHAYGETEEKASYLVLLKRPQIIFFIISAMLFALTDAGQLRFVQLAQERGVAASYFFSVSAGTALLFRIIFGHLIDRLPRKLCAPVSTTVTAAMMFTMTFVSTPAMLMLCGFTFGLAMGFGYPAFMCLTIDLGGRRYVTRLAVLFGLLYSSQFFITPIIMEFLIRLAGDAAGAYRLLYGAVFLAAAALVPLSPRVYRR
- a CDS encoding pyrroline-5-carboxylate reductase dimerization domain-containing protein, with the protein product MKIGFMGSGAIAEILSQKITASNITKPSDIFLYDVSAERLAYMSGKYGLTVCCEPKDMIAAADYVFMCVRSDNAIDMAKTLGGYDFTGKTIVSISSGIPMALYENNVPGAAVARALPNPPSRIGHGVIAVAFNSKVSESQRADLMKIFGAMGTCLALGEDKINAITSLTGPAPVYAFFQGIVESALLLGIDHKTAAKMAFGTVEGCLKVWENNIDNISGLLAETSTPGGISVRQLYNLEQNAFKAMVKECYEEGFLRTKAYSDGILEMLDK